The following is a genomic window from Deltaproteobacteria bacterium.
CCGCACACAGCGCGTCGGCGAGCGCCGACGCGCTCGCGAACCGCATGGCAGGAGACTTGTCGAGTCCGATGCGCAGCACGGCGGCGACGTCGCGGTGGACCTGCGCCAGTTCCATCGGCGACGGCGGCATGGTCTCGGCGACGGCGGCGATGGTCGCGGCGGATGTGCCGGCGTCGAACGGCGGCCGGCCGGTTACCGCCGTATACAGCACCGCGGCGAACGCGTATATATCGGTGCCCGCGTTCGCCGGTGCGCCCCGCAGCCGCTCGGGGGCCGCGAACGGCACCGTTGCTGCGGTCACCCCGGCTCCCGCATCGCCGGCGGCGGCCGCCAACCCGAAGTCGACGAGTTTCCAGCCTCCCGCGCTCGCGAGCACGACGTTGCGCGGGGTCAGATCGCCGTGCACGAGCCCCGCCGCGTGCACGGCCTCCAGGCCCGCGGCGACGTCGCGCGCGAGCTGCACGAGCTGCGCCGGGTCGAGCGGACCGCTGGCGGCTACGGTGGCCGCAAGGTCGCGACCGCCGAGAAGCTCCATCGCGATGTACGGCACGGCGCCGTCGACGCCGCCGACCTCGTAGACTCGCGCGACGTGCGGGCTGTCGATCCGGCGCAGCACGTCCGCTTCGCGCAAGAACCGATCGACGACCTCGCGGTTGCCGAGCCGGTCGCCGCGCAGCACCTTGACGGCCGCGCGGCGACCGGACTCCACCTCGCGCGCTTCATAGATCTCGCCGACGCCGCCGCGCGCGATCAGCGGACCGAGGCTGTAGTTGCCAAGCCGGTGCCCCGAGAACACCCCGCGGCCGCCCGCGACCAGCGCGCGCTCATATTCGGCGCGCACCTCGGCCAGCAACGCTTGCCGGCGCAGTGCGTCGCGACTTGCCTCCAACGCTCGCGCCGCGAGGTCGCCGTACGTATCCTGCAGCAGGCGGCCGAGGAAGAACGCCGCGAGCCAGACCGCCTGGATGGCCGCGTGCGCCGCTACGGCGACCGCGGGGCCGTGGCCGTCGCCCAGCAGGGGCACGAGCGACGCGTCGGGAATCGTTCCGGTGACCACGAGGGCGACGAGCGCGGCCTGGCATCCGGCGAGCGATCCGTAGATCGTCCATGCCAGGGCTCGGCCCGATCGCACGCCCCATCCGCCGGTGAACAGGCGCGCCAGCACGACAACGAGCGCGACGACGCCCGCAAACCCGGAGTTCGGTCCGAAAAAGTACGCGACGACCGCGGTGAGCGCGCTGAGCGCAACGCACAGCGCGTACGGCCAACGGCGAACCCCGGCGCGCGGCCGGCGCAGTGCGCGGATTGTCGCGGCGAACAACGCCGCCTGCGCCACGAGCGCGGCGACGGCGATCCCGGTCGGACGCCCGGGCCGATCGAGAGCCCACACTCCCGCCAGGCCGATGCCGATGGCGCCGATGAGCAACACGTGCAGGCGCCACACGGGGGCGACCGTCTCGGAAAACCGCTCGTTCCCCGCGCGCCCGGTGTTCGCCGAAGCGGGGTCTGTCGCCGTCGAGGTCACCAACGAGGCCGCGCAAGCCGCGATGGTATTGTAACGCGGTGGTGCACGCCGACGACCTCGCCAGCGGAACGTGGCTGAGCCGCCGGCCAGATGCGATCGACGCATTGCGCGTGCGCAAGTGCCGGCTCGAAGTGCTGGCGGGGCCGGACCAGGGCGTGGACGTCGTGTGCGCAGCGCCGGAGATCCTGATCGGCCGCGGAGCGGAACACCTGCGCCTCTCGGATCGGAAGGTGTCCGGGTTGCACTGCGAAATCCGCCTCGACGACCGCGGCTACCGGCTACGCGACCTCGGGTCCACCAACGGCACATACGTCGCCGGCATGCGCGTGTTCGACGTGTATCTGCCGCCGGGTGCGATCGTGTCCTTGGGCGACACGTCCGTTCGGTTCACACCGCTGGGAGAATCGGTCGAGTACCCCCTGTGGCGAGAGAGCCGCCTGGGCGGCATGGTCGGCGCGAGTGCCCCGATGCGGCGGCTGTTCGACGACATCGCGCGGATCGCCGCGGCGCCGTCCACCGTGCTCGTGACCGGGGAGACCGGCACCGGGAAGGAATTGGTCGCGGAGGCGATCCACGAGCTATCGCCGCGCGCGTCCGGCCCGTTCGTCGTGCTGGATTGCGGCGCCGTGCCGCCGCGTCTGTTCGAAGATCAACTGTTCGGCCACGAACCCGGCGCGTTCACCGGTGCGACCACGTCGCGCGCGGGCGTGTTCGAGGCGGCGCACGGCGGCACGCTGTTTCTCGACGAAATCGGTGAGCTGCCCGTCGACATCCAGCCCAAGTTGCTGCGCGTCCTCGAGGCGCGTCGCGTTCGCCGCCTCGGCAGCACGCGCGACGTGCCGTGCGACGTGCGCGTCGTGGCGGCCACGCATCGCGATCTGCCGATCGAAGTCAACCGCGGTAGCTTCCGGGCCGACCTGTACTACCGAATCGCCGTCGCCGTCCTTCGCGTCCCGCCTCTGCGCGACCGGCCAGGCGACGTCGACCTGCTGATCGAGCACTTCCTCGACCACATCCCGGGCGGGCGCAGCGCACCCTTGCCCGATGAGTTCTTGCAGTGGGCGCGCCGCCATCCGTGGCCCGGCAACGTGCGCGAGCTGCGCAACGCGGTCGAATCCGCCGTCGCGCTGGGCCGTCACGGAGCGGCGCCCTCGGTCCCGCGCGGTCGCGACCTGCCCGTCGAGGTCGACGTGGACGTGCCGTTCAAACAGGCCAAGCAGCAATTCGTCGATGCGTTCGACCGATGCTATGTGACCAAACTGCTCGAACGCCACGGTGGCAACGTGTCCGCCGCCGCCCGAGCGGCCGGCATCGACCGCATGTCGATCTACAAGATGCTCCAGCGCCTCGGTATCCCAGCGCCGTCCGGCCGTCGCGGATCGCGCCGCTAGGAGGCCGGCGCGCATCGCCACGGGCTGCGGTCGCGACCTGCGGGCGATCTTCGGCGTCCATTGTCGCGCCCCCCGGATCCGGATCTCCGGCGCGCCCGCGTGCGCTGCCGAGGCGCGGCGAATCTCTCCTCGCATGTCGCAACCTGGCCGGCGTGGCCGTGCGCGACGGCCTCCCAGTGCGCGCGGGCATGACGGACCGGCCGGGATCGCCGCGTCGTCCGCGTCACTCGGTGAGCGTCGGGCGGTCGAATCGCACGACGATCTCGTCGCCGGCGTCGAGGACCGCGTCGCACGCCGCTTCGGTGAGTCGGATCTTGCGATCGGCGGGTTCGTAGCGGAACCGCTCCTCGCTGCGGTAGTCGGCGAGTTCTCGCCCCGGGGGCACCGCGGCGACCGGCCGCTCGCCGCCGCCGGATGCGAGGTAGACGCGCAGGCTCGCGGGGTCGGCCGGCGGCGGGTCGAGCGGCCCGACGGTACAGACGATGTTGGCGATGATGTCTTCGAACCGGTTTACGAGGTCGGCGGCGGACGACGCGACGAAGTGATAGTTCGGGTCGCGGCGACTCGTCGGCGAACCGGCGACGTCGGTCATGAGCGCGGCGAGAGTCGGGTTCGGCGGGTTGTCGCGGATCTCGAGGGTAAAGATCGTGATGTCGCTGTCCCACAGCGCCACCGCCGCGTTGCGCGCGGCCGACACCGAGTTGCTGGCGCAACACGGGGCCCCGTCCGACACCAGCAGCACGTACCAACCGGTGTTGTCCGTCGGCGTGAGCAGGTTGCGCGCCGCCAGCAGCGCGGCGGCGGTGTTGGTGGCCCCGCCGGCGCCGTATGCATCCATGATCGCCTGAATCTGCGCCGGGGCCGACGGG
Proteins encoded in this region:
- a CDS encoding serine/threonine protein kinase, with the protein product MTSTATDPASANTGRAGNERFSETVAPVWRLHVLLIGAIGIGLAGVWALDRPGRPTGIAVAALVAQAALFAATIRALRRPRAGVRRWPYALCVALSALTAVVAYFFGPNSGFAGVVALVVVLARLFTGGWGVRSGRALAWTIYGSLAGCQAALVALVVTGTIPDASLVPLLGDGHGPAVAVAAHAAIQAVWLAAFFLGRLLQDTYGDLAARALEASRDALRRQALLAEVRAEYERALVAGGRGVFSGHRLGNYSLGPLIARGGVGEIYEAREVESGRRAAVKVLRGDRLGNREVVDRFLREADVLRRIDSPHVARVYEVGGVDGAVPYIAMELLGGRDLAATVAASGPLDPAQLVQLARDVAAGLEAVHAAGLVHGDLTPRNVVLASAGGWKLVDFGLAAAAGDAGAGVTAATVPFAAPERLRGAPANAGTDIYAFAAVLYTAVTGRPPFDAGTSAATIAAVAETMPPSPMELAQVHRDVAAVLRIGLDKSPAMRFASASALADALCAAVVGTLDPAARALAEALERALPWAPADHVATSIRLAADGPGATTIVDEDCAPTAVAHGPARPDGERGRAALAGAAPSATAPATPRALAPALA
- a CDS encoding FHA domain-containing protein — protein: MDALRVRKCRLEVLAGPDQGVDVVCAAPEILIGRGAEHLRLSDRKVSGLHCEIRLDDRGYRLRDLGSTNGTYVAGMRVFDVYLPPGAIVSLGDTSVRFTPLGESVEYPLWRESRLGGMVGASAPMRRLFDDIARIAAAPSTVLVTGETGTGKELVAEAIHELSPRASGPFVVLDCGAVPPRLFEDQLFGHEPGAFTGATTSRAGVFEAAHGGTLFLDEIGELPVDIQPKLLRVLEARRVRRLGSTRDVPCDVRVVAATHRDLPIEVNRGSFRADLYYRIAVAVLRVPPLRDRPGDVDLLIEHFLDHIPGGRSAPLPDEFLQWARRHPWPGNVRELRNAVESAVALGRHGAAPSVPRGRDLPVEVDVDVPFKQAKQQFVDAFDRCYVTKLLERHGGNVSAAARAAGIDRMSIYKMLQRLGIPAPSGRRGSRR